AATTTGGATTCGAGGCGCTCGACATGGTCGATATCATTCTGGAAGTGGAAAGCCGCTTCCGGCTCACCATCCCCGACGAGCTGCCCCTGCGCACCCCTGCCGATTTCGTGGCCTACCTGCACCGGCAGCTGCCGCCCGGGGCCGGGACTTTACCCTCGCCGTGAACCTTTCGGCGGGGCGGCGTTTTGATACCCCTTGGACCCGGCCAAATAGCCAAGCGGTGGTGCATTGTTCTTCAAATCACGTAAGTAGCGTCGTTACCGAATGAGACAAATAAAAACAGCAAGCAGATTACCAACCGCGAAAGCCAGTCCTCTTTGTTGAACTCAATCGGCTTCCCAGCCACGTCCTACCTTTGAATTTCGCAAATCAAGCTGGTGATGAAGACAATTTCCCTGGACGAGTTTTACCAAGAGTTGACGGTGGCGCTCGACAGCCCGCCCGGTGCCCTGCTGCCCGATGGCATCCAGCAGGAAATCGGGCACTTCAACGTGTTCGACGTGGCCGACCTGTTTCGGCGGGTGCGCGAGAAGCCGCCCATGCTCTACGACCGCCGGGCGTACTACAAAATCAGCCTCATCAGCGGGCGCAGCCGGGCCGAATACGCCGATAAAGCAATTGACATTGAGCGCCATGCGCTGCTGTTTGCCACGCCCAAGGTTCCCTACAACTGGGAGCCGCTGGACCAGCAGCAGGCCGGCCATTTCTGCGTCTTTACCGAGGAATTTCTGCTGCCGGCCAAAAGCGGGGTCGTACTCGAAGAACTGCCGCTGTTCCGGGCCGGCGGTTGCCCGGTGTTTCCGGTAACCGACGAGGACGTGGCGGAGCTGGAGGCCATTTTTCGGAAAATGCACAAGGAAATTGCCGGCGGCTACGCCTATAAATACGACTTGCTGCGCACCTACGTGCTGGAACTGCTGCACTTCGGCCAGAAGCTTCAGCCCGCCTCGGCCCTGCACCTGAGCCACACCGCCGCCGCACGGGTCGCCGCCCTGTTTGTGGAGCTGCTGGAGCGGCAGTTTCCCATCGAAACGCCGCAGCAGAAACTGCAGCTGCGCACGGCCAAAGACTACGCCGACCGGCTGGCGGTGCACGTCAATCACCTCAACCGGGTGCTGAAGGAAACCACCGGCTACACTACTACTGAAATTATCGGGAGCCGCGTGACGCAGGAAGCCAAGCTGCTGCTCAAGCAAACCCGGTGGAACATCTCCGAGATTTCCGACAGCCTGGGCTTTGCCGAGGTGGCCCACTTCTCGAATTTTTTCAAGCGGCAGACCGCGCTTTCGCCCGCAAATTTTCGGGGCCAGGGGTGAATTTCGCAAAAATCGGTTTGGTTGGCGCAACTAACCAGTGCTGCGCGAGTCGGACCTTTGGGGTCCTTTAGCACTGTTTTACTAACCGCCACCTTCGCTCATGGACTTGCAGAAAAACACCATCCTTATCACCGGCGGCACCAGCGGCCTGGGCCTCGAATTTGCCCGCCAGCTACTGGGCATGGGCAACACGGTGCTCATCACGGGCCGCGACCAGGCCAAGCTCGACCAAGCCCAGCGAAGCCTGACGGGGGTGCACACCTTCCGGAGCGACGTGAGCGACCCGGCCGCCATCCGGCAGCTCTACCAGGAAGTAACGACGCGGTTTCCGGCGCTCAACATCTTGATTAACAATGCGGGCGAGATGCGCAAGCTTAACCTCAACGACCCGGACCTGGACCTGCTCGACGTGACGCGGGAAATCGAAATCAACCTGGCCGGCCCCATTCGCATGGTGCAGCAGTTTTTGCCTCACCTCAAAACCAAGCCGACGGCCGCCATCCTGAACGTGACTTCCGGTCTAGCCCTGACCCCGTTTCCGCTGGCTCCGGTGTACGGGGCTACCAAGTCGGGGCTGCGCTCCTACACCAAGTCGCTGCGGGTGCAGCTGCAAGGCACCGCCGTAAAGGTGTTCGAGCTGGTGGCACCGGGCGCGAAAACCCCACTGAACGACAAGTTTGCCGACGACGTGAAGGACAGCGACCTAATGGCCCCCGACAAGCTGATTGCCGAGGCCGTGAAGGGGATGCAGCAAGACACCTGGGAGATATATCCGGGCCTGGCCGGCGTGTTGCGCTACGCCAGCCGGATTGCGCCGGGCCTGCTTCTGAACCAGCTCAGCAAGGGCGTCAATGAGTCGCTGGCCAAGCTGCCACCCCGCGCAAAGGCGAAGTAGTGCGGCAGCGGGGCCGTCACCTGAACACTTGGTAAACAGTACGTAAGGCTAGGTGTATAGTCCCAGCATGAGGTGGGTGGGGTCACGCATGAAGATAGTAGGGGTTAAGCGCCATTGTTGGCAAACCAATTCGTGTGGGGGTTTGCCTCGTAGCCGCTCAAGCCGTTTACCGTAGTTGTAAGCCAGTAAAAAGGCTTGCAGGTGCTCATTGAGTTGGGCCGTGGTTTGGCACTGGTACTGGTACTGGTACTGGCGCACCGTGGCCTCTTTCCAGGTGCGGTTGAAGCGCTGCCCATTCGTCCACGGACGGGCGGGCTTGGTGAAGCGGTGCTCGATGCCGTGCTCGATGCCGCGCTCGTCGCAGACACGGTCAAAAATGTGCCGCCAGGCGTAGGCCCGGCGGGGCAGGGTGCCGGATTGGGTACCGTTGTCGGTCAACACTTTAGGCACTGGGTAGGGAATGGCGGCCAGCACCCGCCGCAAAAAGTCAGCGGCCAGCATTTTCGTGGCCCGGGGGTGCCATGCGGCAAAGGCCGGCTTGCTGGTGCGGTCAAGGGCGGCGAAGCGGTACACTGTACCCGCTTCGGTAGGCACTTCGGCGAAGTCGACGCGCAGGTAGCCAATCGGGTAATCCTTAAATTTCTTTTGCTTCTCCGCGGGCTCCGGAGCCGGCAGGCGGCCGAGGCCGTGGCGTTGAAACAGGCGGTGCAGGGCCGAGCGCGCGCGCGGTGGGATGGTTTCCTGCAGGGCGTAGCGGCCGTCATCGAGCGGCGGTTGGGTCTGCTGGCGAAAAGCGCCCGCGCCCGCTTCCCGCTCGGCGGTAAGCACGGTGGAAACCGGCTTTGGCCCCGTCGGCGCGGCTGTAGTCGTGCTGCGGTTGCGCCACTTGGTCACCGTTTTCACATTGACCCCGTGGCGTTTCGCTAAGCTTTGCGCGCTTTCCGGACTTTGCTGGATGCGGCGTCGCACTGCCGGCGTTGTACGGGCGCTGCCGTGAAGTACTTGTCCCATAAGTACTGGCGAAGTTCGGTACTGAAAATGCCTCCACTTACATGCTGGGACTATACACATAGTTCAGCAGGAATGGTACCGGTGAGTCTATCACCGGAAAAATTCAGGATTTGCACCTTGGTTAATTGGCCGATCTCGCGGGGGATGGAGCCGGTGAAGTACCCGGAGCTGACTTGCAACTTTACCAGGTACGTCAATTGGCCCAGGCTGGCGGGCAGCGTCCCCGACAGGTTTCCCGCATCAACTACGAGGTACGTCACGTCCCCCCGCTGACGCAGACCCCGGGCCAGTTGCCGGCTTCAGCCAACGTGGTGCCTTTGAGCCAACCAGGGCGCGTGGTCCAATTGGGTCCACCCGTGGCGTTGTAAAATGCGCGCAAGGCACTCAATTCGGTGGCGTCGGCCACCAAGCCCTGCCCCGCCGGAACGGTTTGCGCCTGGGCTCCCACCGCGAAGAGCAGCAACAGCACCAACAGGGTGCTGGTCCGAAGACAATGCCCCATGAAGCAGGCCGTCAACGTCCCCTTTGGACCGTCCAGCGCGGCGCGGCGCGCAATTGCTAAGAAAAAACCAATGGTACGCGCGTAAAAAGGGGCCATATAGAGAACGTAAGGAAGCGCCGGACGCAAATAGTCGACGACCTGTTAACATGCATTTTCGACAACCCTGGACCAGCAAAAAACGGAAAGCGGTTAGTTGGGGGCCCGCACAGGCAACGGGTTTGCGCCGGGCAAGCGGCGCCTGCCCCCGGGCCTGGGACTAACCAAACGGTGTCAGCCGCAACTGTGCCGCAGCCGGAAGCACGAGGAGCATTGCCGTGGCGAGGTGCCATAAACGACCGGGGTGGAAAGGAAAGCTGGGAATGGAAGCAGCGCGTCGGTTGGGCCCGGGGTAGGGAGCCGCAACGACCGGGGGGAGGCCGCGAAACCGGGGGCAAGTAGGCCCGTAAAAACCGATTAACCAACCGTTAGCATGATTATTTTATTAAGAAGACATTTTTATTTTGCGGGGTGTTAGACGGGAGTTGGGAACATCAATTGCTGCGTTCGGGAGGAGGTCCTTTGGTTAGTTGGCGCAGTATCAACTGACAAAAACAGGCGTTGATAACGGCTTCACGGCCGCGGGGATTGGTTTGGCAGTCTCGGCCAGCCACGCGGCGGTATCTACTGATCCAATCAAAACTGTGCGCCATCACCCAGCGCCGGGGCAGCGGTGGCCACCAGCGGCCCAGAGCAGCTGCGACTGCGGGGCGTTGGCCTTGCCCCGGCCAGCACCGGGGCCGCGCCCAGGGGGCCTTGTACGCTGGCCGTCTGCACCAGCACGGCAAAGGGCAGGCCCTGGGTATCGACGGCGATGCGGCGCTTACGCCCAGCTACTTGCTTGTTGGCGTCGTAGCATTAACAGCCCCGTATTACTGCCCGTGCGCACGGTCTGCGTGTCTATGGCCTCGGCCGCACGGGTGAAGGAGGGCATCAAAACGTGTGGGGCAATCCGACTTTTCGGTCGAACTAGGCGGAAAAGGAGTAGCCAGTGGCTTAGCCCAAAACTGGCTTGCCCCACACGTTTTGATGCTCTCCAATGCGCAGGAACAACCTAATTTACCCCGACAAGCTTCTGATTACCTACTGCCTTGAACGAACCTAATCGGAACAACTAATTGATTAACAGCAGCAATTAGTCCAATAAAGGCCCAACAGTGATGCATTCAAGTACTGGAAGGCCTTAACGTTGTTTTTTTCGTCTATCGATTGAGTTCACGCTAATCATTCGAAAGAAGCCGTTGTTGTACCTTGATTATTGAACAGTTTATTTTAGTTGTTTTCGCCCGTTTGAAGGCCAGGCAGCGCATCCCGGCCCGCTGATTCGCATGTGCGAAATACGAGCGCCGAACTAGACGAGTAAGCAAGGGTTTTATCCTGCGCCATATCTTGCCAGCCCTAGAAGTACTCCTCCCTTACTAACTTAATGTCCGCAGGCAGCATCCTTTTCATTGACGACGAAGCTAGTCTGCGGGCGGTGGTGGCGCGGGTGCTTGAATTTGAGGGGTACACCGTGCTGCAGGCGGCAGACGCCCGGCGCGGATTGGAGGTATTGAGCCAGCACGCCGCCGAGGTATTGGTGGTGCTCTGCGACGTGAAGCTGCCCGACGCCAACGGCGTGGAGCTTTTGCCCCGCCTGAAAGCCTTGGCGCCCGACATCGAAGTGATTTTGCTCACGGCCTACGGCACCGTGCCGGCCAGCGTCCAGGCGATGAAGCTTGGGGCCTTTGACTACCTCACCAAGGGCGATTCCGACGACCAACTGTTTGTGGTGGTGGCCCGCGCCATGGAAAAGGCCCGGTTGCAGCGCCGCGTCGCCGACCTAGAAAAGCAAGTGGGCGCGCAGTTCGGGTTCGATTCCCTGCTTGGTTCGTCCGCGGCTTTGGCCAAGGCCCGGGCCTTGGCGGAGCGGGTGGCCCCCACCGAAGCGGCCGTGCTGCTGGAAGGGCCCACGGGGGCGGGCAAGGAGTTGTTTGCGCAAGCCATTCATTACGCCAGCCCGCGCCGCACCAAGCCATTCGTGGCCCTGAACTGCAGCGCTTTCCCCAAGGATTTGTTGGAATCGGAGCTGTTTGGGTACCGCAAAGGGGCCTTCACCGGCGCGGCGGTGGACAAAAAAGGGTTGTTTGAGGAAGCCAGCGGCGGCACCTTGTTCCTCGACGAAATCGGGGAACTCGAAGTGGGGGCGCAGGCCAAGCTGCTGCGGGCCCTGGAAACGCAGGAGTTCACCAAGCTCGGCGACACCAAGCCCACCCGGGTGAACGTGCGCATCGTGGCCGCCACCAACCGCAACCTCAAGCAGGAGGCCGACCAGGGCCATTTTCGGCCCGACTTGTACTACCGCCTCTCAATTTTTGTGGTGCCCGTGCCGCCGCTTAACGCCCGGCGCGACGACATCGAGCCGCTGGCCACCCACTTCTTGCAGCTCTACGCCGCCAAGCTGCGCAAGCGCCTGACGGGCATGGACCCGGAGTTTGTGCAGCTGTTGCTGCACTACGACTGGCGGGGCAACGTGCGCGAACTCAAGAACGTGCTGGAACGCGCCGTGATTCTGGCCGACGAGGAAATTCTGACGGTGGACACCCTGCCGGCGGAGTTTCAGGCCGTGCCTTTCGCGGCCACGGAGCCCGACCCGGCCGGCCGCTCTCTGCGGGGCGTCGAGAAGCGCCAAGTTGAGCTGGTGCTCCAGGAAACCGCCGGCAACAAGGCCGAAGCTGCCCGCCAGCTGGGCATCAGCGTGAAGACGCTGTACCGCAAAATTCTAGAATATGCCCTGTAGCGGCCTTCCCTGAAGGCCCCGCGCTGCATCTTTTTGACCGACCACCGGGACAAAATGATACGGTTGCCGGGTGCGGACGTTCGCATTCGACGGAGCGTATTTACTATAGATAATTGATGGTTATGGTATTGCAATAAATAACAGCTAACTAGTACGCTTCGGCCTGCTAATGGTAAGCCTGTTTTTCGAAGACTGGTTGGTTCTCGGCCGTTATGAACATCAAATCCAAAATTACCTTGGGCTTTTTGGCCCTGCTCGGGCTGCTCATCGTGTTGGGCAGCTATGCGCACTACACCGTGCAGCAGCTGGACCGCAATGCCCGCTCCGTGCTGCAGGATAACTTCTACTCCGTGCAACTGGGCGAAGACATGCTGCGGGCGCTGGACCTCGCCGAAGCGCACCCCGCGGCTTCGGAAGGCCTACCCCGCTTCCGCGAGGACCTGACCCGCGAAGCCGGCAACATCACTGAGCCGGGCGAGTGGCCCCTAGTGGATAGCCTCACCCACAGTCTGGTGCTGTTTCAGCCATTGCGCAGCGCCGAAACCCTGGCCCTGCTGCGGCAGCAAACCCACCGCATGGTGCACTTGAACCTACAGGCCGTCACCCACAAAAACGAGCAAGCCAACCGCGCAGCCGTGGCAGCCGGCCGCACCCTGCTCGTGCTCATCGTGCTCAGCATCATGATTGCCCTGGGCTTTGTGCTGAGCGTGCCCGAAGCGGCGGTGAGCGGGCTGCGGAAACTATCGGCCAGCATCGCTCACGTCACGCAAGGAGACTTTTCGGCCACCATTCCGGTGGAAAGCCGCGACGAGTTCGGGCAGGTGGCCACGTCGTTTAACCAGTTACTGGTACACGTCAACGACGTGCGCACCCGCAACCTGGGCGGGCTCGTGACCGAGCGCAACCGCGTAGCCAGCATTGTGCAGACCCTGGACGAGGCCCTGCTGATGCTCGACGAAGACCGGCGCGTGCTGGTGGCTAACCCGCCAGCCTGCGCCTTACTGGAGCTGAGCGAAAACCAGGTGGTGGGCGCCTCCGCGGATGACCTGGCCACGCGCAACCCGCTCATGCAGCAGCTGCTGCCGTATGTGCTCGCCCCCGCCCGGCAGCGCGGGGCCAACCCTATTCCCTTCACGTTGCAGCGCCCGGACGAGGAGCTGCACTACCGGCTGGTGGTGCACGACGCCGTATCGTTCAACGCCCCGCTCGACAAGATGGAATTCGTGGGCACCATCCTGGCCCTGCACGACGTGTCGGACTTTAAGAAGCTCGACCAAGCCAAATCGGACTTCCTGGCCACCGTGTCGCACGAGCTCAAGACGCCGCTCTCCACCATCAACTTTCACCTCAAGCTGCTGCAGGACCAGCGGGTAGGGCCCATCAATGCAGAGCAGCAGCAGATTGTGGCCACGCTCAAGCAGGAAAACCAGCGCCTGCTCAGGCTCACGACCAATTTGCTGGACGTGGCGCGCCTGGAGTCCGGTGCCATCCCGCTCAACCTGCGCTCGACTTCGCTGGCCGAGCTGGTGGGCTACGCCACCGGGCCCATGCAGCTGCAGCTGGCCCCTAAGGGCCTTTCGCTCGACGTCGACCTGGGCGCGGACCTGCCGGCTGTGCGGGCCGATCTCGAAAAGACGGCCTGGGTGCTGCTCAACCTGCTGGCCAACGCCGTGCGCTATTCTCCCGACCGGGGCCAGGTCAAGCTCAGCGCGGCCCTGACCGAGCAGGGCGATGCCGTGCGGGTAAGCGTGCAGGACCACGGCCCCGGCATCGCCCCGGAATACCAGCAGCGCATTTTTCAGCGGTTCGCGCAAGTGCCCGACGCCGCCGCCCCGCACCGCGGCGGGTCGGGCCTGGGCCTGAGCATTTCGCGCGAGTTCATTACCAGCCAAGGCGGCCAACTCGGGGTGAGCAGTACCCCCGGCACCGGCAGCACCTTCTTTTTCACCTTACCTCTTGCCCACGCGGCCGCTTAACAAGCCCCGCTATACCTTCCCTTAATTTATGGCTTCTCCTGCGCTTTCGAGTACCAGCATCCACACCCGCAGCATCACGGCGGCGGGCCTGCTGGTCACGCTTGGCATTATTTTCGGCGACATTGGCACCTCGCCGCTCTACGTCTTCCAAACCATCATCGGGCCCCGGCCGGTGAGCGAGCTGCTGGTGTACGGCGGCGTGTCGGCCGTTTTCTGGACGCTCACGCTGCAAACCAGTATCAAGTACATCCTGCTGACGCTGGAGGCCGACAACCACGGCGAGGGCGGCATTTTCTCGCTGTTTTCGCTGGTGAAGAGCCGAGGCCGGTGGCTGCTGTGGCCGGCCATCATTGGGGCCGGCACGCTGCTGGCCGACGGCATTATCACGCCTCCAATATCGGTGACCTCGGCCATCGAGGGCCTAAAAATCCTGTACCCGGCGCTGAATCAGGAAACCATCGTCATCGTCGTCATTGCCATCATCAGCTTGTTGTTTGCGTTTCAGCAATTTGGTACCAAGGTGGTCGGAGCCGCTTTCGGGCCGATAATGCTGGTGTGGTTTTCGGTGATTGGCACGCTGGGCATCCTTCAAATCATGCACCACCCCGGCGTGTTGGCCGCGCTCAACCCCATGTACGCCATCCGGCTACTGGTCGAGTATCCGCGGGGCTTCTGGCTGCTGGGGGCCGTGTTTCTCTGCACCACCGGGGCCGAGGCCCTGTACTCGGACCTGGGCCACTGCGGCCGCAAGAATATCCGCACGTCGTGGGTTTTTGTGAAAACCACGCTCGTGCTTAACTACCTGGGCCAGGCCGCCTGGACGATGGGCCACGTGGGCGCGCCACTGGCCAGCAACCAAAACCCATTTTTCATGATTGCTCCGCAGTGGGGCCTGGTGCCGCTCATCGTCCTGGCCACGGCGGCCACCATCATCGCCTCGCAGGCCCTCATCTCGGGCTCCTACACGCTCATTTCGGAGGCCGTGAGCCTGCGCTTCTGGCCCAAGGTGCGGGTGCTGTTTCCCACCGACCAGCGCGGGCAGATTTACGTGCCCAGCATCAACTGGCTCTTGTGGTT
This genomic stretch from Hymenobacter sp. PAMC 26628 harbors:
- a CDS encoding acyl carrier protein encodes the protein MRQLISQRKGIKLRQLHPGSDLVGEFGFEALDMVDIILEVESRFRLTIPDELPLRTPADFVAYLHRQLPPGAGTLPSP
- a CDS encoding helix-turn-helix domain-containing protein, with the protein product MKTISLDEFYQELTVALDSPPGALLPDGIQQEIGHFNVFDVADLFRRVREKPPMLYDRRAYYKISLISGRSRAEYADKAIDIERHALLFATPKVPYNWEPLDQQQAGHFCVFTEEFLLPAKSGVVLEELPLFRAGGCPVFPVTDEDVAELEAIFRKMHKEIAGGYAYKYDLLRTYVLELLHFGQKLQPASALHLSHTAAARVAALFVELLERQFPIETPQQKLQLRTAKDYADRLAVHVNHLNRVLKETTGYTTTEIIGSRVTQEAKLLLKQTRWNISEISDSLGFAEVAHFSNFFKRQTALSPANFRGQG
- a CDS encoding SDR family oxidoreductase, which produces MDLQKNTILITGGTSGLGLEFARQLLGMGNTVLITGRDQAKLDQAQRSLTGVHTFRSDVSDPAAIRQLYQEVTTRFPALNILINNAGEMRKLNLNDPDLDLLDVTREIEINLAGPIRMVQQFLPHLKTKPTAAILNVTSGLALTPFPLAPVYGATKSGLRSYTKSLRVQLQGTAVKVFELVAPGAKTPLNDKFADDVKDSDLMAPDKLIAEAVKGMQQDTWEIYPGLAGVLRYASRIAPGLLLNQLSKGVNESLAKLPPRAKAK
- a CDS encoding DDE-type integrase/transposase/recombinase translates to MGQVLHGSARTTPAVRRRIQQSPESAQSLAKRHGVNVKTVTKWRNRSTTTAAPTGPKPVSTVLTAEREAGAGAFRQQTQPPLDDGRYALQETIPPRARSALHRLFQRHGLGRLPAPEPAEKQKKFKDYPIGYLRVDFAEVPTEAGTVYRFAALDRTSKPAFAAWHPRATKMLAADFLRRVLAAIPYPVPKVLTDNGTQSGTLPRRAYAWRHIFDRVCDERGIEHGIEHRFTKPARPWTNGQRFNRTWKEATVRQYQYQYQCQTTAQLNEHLQAFLLAYNYGKRLERLRGKPPHELVCQQWRLTPTIFMRDPTHLMLGLYT
- a CDS encoding sigma-54-dependent transcriptional regulator yields the protein MSAGSILFIDDEASLRAVVARVLEFEGYTVLQAADARRGLEVLSQHAAEVLVVLCDVKLPDANGVELLPRLKALAPDIEVILLTAYGTVPASVQAMKLGAFDYLTKGDSDDQLFVVVARAMEKARLQRRVADLEKQVGAQFGFDSLLGSSAALAKARALAERVAPTEAAVLLEGPTGAGKELFAQAIHYASPRRTKPFVALNCSAFPKDLLESELFGYRKGAFTGAAVDKKGLFEEASGGTLFLDEIGELEVGAQAKLLRALETQEFTKLGDTKPTRVNVRIVAATNRNLKQEADQGHFRPDLYYRLSIFVVPVPPLNARRDDIEPLATHFLQLYAAKLRKRLTGMDPEFVQLLLHYDWRGNVRELKNVLERAVILADEEILTVDTLPAEFQAVPFAATEPDPAGRSLRGVEKRQVELVLQETAGNKAEAARQLGISVKTLYRKILEYAL
- a CDS encoding HAMP domain-containing histidine kinase, coding for MNIKSKITLGFLALLGLLIVLGSYAHYTVQQLDRNARSVLQDNFYSVQLGEDMLRALDLAEAHPAASEGLPRFREDLTREAGNITEPGEWPLVDSLTHSLVLFQPLRSAETLALLRQQTHRMVHLNLQAVTHKNEQANRAAVAAGRTLLVLIVLSIMIALGFVLSVPEAAVSGLRKLSASIAHVTQGDFSATIPVESRDEFGQVATSFNQLLVHVNDVRTRNLGGLVTERNRVASIVQTLDEALLMLDEDRRVLVANPPACALLELSENQVVGASADDLATRNPLMQQLLPYVLAPARQRGANPIPFTLQRPDEELHYRLVVHDAVSFNAPLDKMEFVGTILALHDVSDFKKLDQAKSDFLATVSHELKTPLSTINFHLKLLQDQRVGPINAEQQQIVATLKQENQRLLRLTTNLLDVARLESGAIPLNLRSTSLAELVGYATGPMQLQLAPKGLSLDVDLGADLPAVRADLEKTAWVLLNLLANAVRYSPDRGQVKLSAALTEQGDAVRVSVQDHGPGIAPEYQQRIFQRFAQVPDAAAPHRGGSGLGLSISREFITSQGGQLGVSSTPGTGSTFFFTLPLAHAAA
- a CDS encoding KUP/HAK/KT family potassium transporter; translation: MASPALSSTSIHTRSITAAGLLVTLGIIFGDIGTSPLYVFQTIIGPRPVSELLVYGGVSAVFWTLTLQTSIKYILLTLEADNHGEGGIFSLFSLVKSRGRWLLWPAIIGAGTLLADGIITPPISVTSAIEGLKILYPALNQETIVIVVIAIISLLFAFQQFGTKVVGAAFGPIMLVWFSVIGTLGILQIMHHPGVLAALNPMYAIRLLVEYPRGFWLLGAVFLCTTGAEALYSDLGHCGRKNIRTSWVFVKTTLVLNYLGQAAWTMGHVGAPLASNQNPFFMIAPQWGLVPLIVLATAATIIASQALISGSYTLISEAVSLRFWPKVRVLFPTDQRGQIYVPSINWLLWFGCVCVQLWFKTSEAMTAAYGFSITVAMLMTSILLSQYLRGVKHWALPVVVGIMLVFFTVETSFLIANITKLLNRLGILVFEWGLIFMMYVGFRGREIKNRLLKTAPVAESLPTLQELSTDPSVAKYASNLVYLTHSKAAGELESEILYSIIRKQPKRADRYWFINMSILTDPYSTRYMVEELVPGVAYKINFKLGFRVQPRLNMLFRRVLEEMSAKGEIDITSRYDSLAHHHIPGDFRFVVLEKVLSYDNELNWQERFIMNGYFFINRVAISDQALFGLDTSDVAIEKVPLTIKPAAHTSDLLRDAPEQDQDPVPDFAVADESLPNKV